Genomic DNA from Acidimicrobiales bacterium:
GGCGACCGTCCGGTCAACACCGCGGCCTTCGCCATCCACTCCCAGGTCCACGCCGCCCGGCCCGAGGCCGTGGCCGCGGCGCACTCCCACTCCGTGTACGGCAAGACGTGGTCGTCCCTCGGCCGACTCCTCGACCCGATCACCCAGGACGTGTGCGCCTTCTACGGCGACCACAGCCTCTTCGACGACTACACCGGCGTGGTGCTCGACGTGGAGGAGGGAAAGCGGATCGCCCACGCTCTCGGCGACAACAAGGCCGTCATCCTCCGTAACCACGGACTGCTCACGGTGGGCCAGTCGGTCGACGAGGCGGTCTGGTGGTTCATCACCATGGAGCGGTCCTGCCAGGCGCAGCTCCTCGCCGAGGCGGCCGGGACCCCCGTGCTCATCGACGAGGAGCAGGCGACCATCACCGCCGGCCAGGTCGGTTCCCAGATCGCCGGTTGGTTCAGCTTCCAGCCGCTCTACGAACGCATCGTCAGGGAGCAGCCCGACCTGCTCGAGTGAACCGGGGGACGGCCGGCCCGCTACCCGGAGCGCCGCGCGAGGGAGTCGGCCGTCCGCCTCGCGTCCTCGCCGATGCGGAACACGACGATCACCAGCT
This window encodes:
- a CDS encoding class II aldolase/adducin family protein produces the protein MAPRRAPEEPVAELKMNRPPSFETVEEERQHRKERLAAGFRLFSRFGFDEGVAGHITARDPEHDDCFWVNPFGMHFGHIRASDLILVNHHGEVVQGDRPVNTAAFAIHSQVHAARPEAVAAAHSHSVYGKTWSSLGRLLDPITQDVCAFYGDHSLFDDYTGVVLDVEEGKRIAHALGDNKAVILRNHGLLTVGQSVDEAVWWFITMERSCQAQLLAEAAGTPVLIDEEQATITAGQVGSQIAGWFSFQPLYERIVREQPDLLE